A part of Cupriavidus sp. D39 genomic DNA contains:
- the ltrA gene encoding group II intron reverse transcriptase/maturase, which yields METLQAAYQMAKENRGAPGGDGETFEAIEAAGRPGFLEQIQDELIRRTYAPRPARKKEIPKDGGTKVRVLSIPSIRDRVVQGALKLILEPIFEADFQPGSYGYRPKRTAHEAIDRVAGAIVSGKTRVIDLDLKAYFDSVRHDRLLGKVASRIQDEDVMRLLKMILKSSGKMGVPQGGVISPLLSNLYLNEVDQMLERAKTLTRRGKYTQIEYARFADDLVVLVDAHARHDWLHKAVVVRLREEFAKLQVEINEDKSRMVDLTRGESFGFLGFDFRRTRSSKGLWWAQFTPKLKKRTALMQTLKEVFRRYRSQPVARVIQRINPVLRGWVNYFAVGHSSRCFQVVKRWVALKIRSHLMRARGRRGFGWARWSTRWLYDTLGLFDNYRVRWSMPKGSPA from the coding sequence ATGGAAACGCTGCAAGCGGCTTACCAGATGGCCAAGGAGAATCGCGGCGCCCCGGGCGGGGACGGCGAGACCTTCGAAGCCATCGAGGCGGCAGGGCGCCCAGGATTCCTCGAGCAGATTCAAGATGAACTGATACGACGTACCTACGCACCGAGGCCGGCGCGCAAGAAGGAGATTCCCAAGGATGGGGGGACGAAAGTCCGCGTCCTGTCGATTCCTTCGATCCGTGACCGCGTGGTGCAAGGGGCGCTGAAACTCATATTGGAGCCGATCTTTGAGGCGGACTTCCAACCGGGGTCATATGGCTACCGCCCCAAGCGGACAGCGCATGAAGCGATAGACCGGGTGGCTGGAGCGATCGTCAGTGGCAAGACGCGCGTGATTGACCTTGACCTGAAAGCCTACTTCGACAGTGTCCGGCATGATCGGCTACTGGGGAAGGTGGCAAGCAGAATCCAGGACGAGGATGTAATGCGCTTGCTCAAGATGATCCTGAAATCTTCCGGGAAGATGGGCGTCCCTCAGGGAGGCGTGATCTCGCCACTGCTCAGCAATCTCTACCTCAATGAGGTTGATCAGATGTTGGAGCGGGCGAAGACCCTGACTCGCCGGGGCAAGTACACCCAAATCGAATATGCGCGGTTTGCAGACGATCTGGTAGTGCTCGTGGACGCTCATGCGCGGCATGACTGGTTACATAAAGCGGTGGTCGTGCGATTGCGGGAGGAGTTCGCCAAACTCCAAGTAGAGATCAATGAGGACAAGAGCCGAATGGTTGACCTCACACGAGGCGAGAGCTTCGGATTTCTGGGGTTCGACTTCCGACGGACCCGTAGCAGTAAAGGGTTGTGGTGGGCGCAGTTCACGCCGAAGTTGAAGAAACGTACGGCGTTGATGCAAACGCTTAAGGAAGTGTTCCGACGGTATCGTTCTCAGCCTGTGGCACGGGTGATACAACGCATTAACCCGGTGCTGCGCGGTTGGGTGAATTACTTTGCTGTCGGTCACTCAAGTCGCTGCTTCCAAGTGGTCAAACGATGGGTTGCATTGAAGATCAGAAGTCATCTGATGCGCGCTCGGGGACGACGGGGCTTCGGCTGGGCGAGATGGAGTACGCGATGGCTCTACGACACTCTGGGGTTGTTCGACAACTACAGGGTGCGCTGGAGCATGCCGAAAGGATCCCCAGCATGA
- a CDS encoding STAS/SEC14 domain-containing protein: protein MILYHTDPDSPVVEISVEGKITDRGLREAIERMRGDLELNGKTRVLERIEHFTGIEPKALWTDLTLGVSLARKITRAAVVADAGWIHASMHLARFFAKAEVKAFHVNELDQARAWINA from the coding sequence ATGATCCTGTATCACACTGACCCCGATTCCCCGGTCGTCGAGATTTCCGTCGAAGGCAAAATCACTGACCGCGGGCTGCGCGAAGCCATCGAGCGCATGCGAGGGGATCTCGAACTGAACGGCAAGACCCGCGTGCTCGAACGCATCGAGCATTTCACCGGCATCGAGCCAAAGGCACTGTGGACCGACCTGACGCTCGGCGTTTCCTTGGCCCGCAAAATCACGCGCGCCGCCGTGGTGGCCGACGCCGGATGGATCCACGCCTCGATGCATCTGGCGCGGTTCTTTGCGAAGGCCGAAGTCAAGGCGTTCCACGTCAACGAGCTGGATCAGGCGCGCGCCTGGATCAACGCCTGA